The DNA segment ACGTCGATGATAGTAAATCTTTTACTTTATCAAAATATTCTTTAGGACCTCCTACTAATACGGTGATTTTCTTTTGTTCTACAAATACTGAAGTCCCTATAACTGGTGCATCGTACATTACTCCTCCGTTTTCCTTAATTTTATTTGCTAGTGTAATGCTTAAGGAAGGGGAAATTGTTGACATGTCTATTAGTATTTTTCCTTTCATTAGCTGCGCTAAAGGGGAAATTACTGAATTTACTGCATTATCGTCTGCTAACATTGAGATTATAATATCAGAAGATTGAACCAACTCTTGCGGGGTTTTAGCCTCTTTAACGTTATACTTTTTAGCGAACTCTTTCCTTTTTTCTTCATTTCTATCCCATACAATATCTAATTTTTTATCGTTAGCCAAGTTTGCTCCTATTCTCCAACCCATTACTCCTAAGCCTATTAAACCAATCATAGGGTTAGTTTGTTTTCCAAAATTTTGTGTTTTCCTTCACTTTCTAGAAGATCTATGGAAATTATCTCTCCTTTTATATCTTTTAATTTTTCCTTTAATTCTTTAAAATCTCTAGCTTCAACGGTTAAAAGTTTAATATTTCCTAACACTCTTTCTCCTATTTCTTCTTTTGAATAAATAAGAACTGAATACATCCTCTTTTCCGGCTTAGCAGTCATTATTGCTGATATCTCTCTTCCAGCTATTTTTCCAATTTTTCTCATAAAATATCCTTTGACCTCTATTTCCTCTCTATCTTCGTCTGAGATTATTAATGGATATTCGTCAAGTATTCTTACCTCAGAAGGTTCTGTAAAAGGAACAAGGATCTCTTTTCCGTTAAATTCTTCTTCCAGCGAATCTTTTCCATACCAACTTGATATAGGTACTCTTCTAGATAGCCTAGAATATAAGTATAATGTTTTGTACTTTTTTGATATAGTATAGATACTCCTAGTTCCTAAATCATAAATTATGTCAACGTCTGGGTTTTCAATGCACGGCTCGTAACCTTCTTTTGCTAGCATTTTGCCTACTTCTCTCTTTATCTCATTCCTTATGCTTTCGTAGTATATCAGCCCGTTGCTGAAGATAAATTCGTTTTCTAATCTAGATAGTTGTTCTGAGAGCTTTACTCCTAATACGTACTTTACCTTACCTTGTTTCTTGAGAAAATCTAGGGCTTTTTTAAAAAAGTCCTCTTTTATTTCATCAATTTCTGAATTACAAATATAACAAGTCCTTTCCTGAAATTTTTCGTTGGAAAAGTATATCTCAAATATTCCAGAATATTCCTTTCCCATGTTGAAAAGAATTTCCTTAATTTCATTAAGGTCTTCCAACTCGTGATCTTTAATTTTCCTATCAAGTTCTAGAACCAAGTAAGTTTTTATCGCTTTACCTCTTTCTTTATTTGTAAACCTATAGCCTAATTTAGCAAAACATCTACCTAAGCAACTATCACAAAGAGGATATTTTTTTAATAATTCAAGTGCTTTCTCCTCCAAATTGTCCAAGGAGTTTTTCGACATCTTTCTTTCTCCTCTTAAGCATCTTAATAGTCCTTTGCATTAAATTATAATGCTCTATTAATTCTTTGACGTCTTCTATCTCAGTTCCAGAACCTAAAGCTATTCTTCTCATTCTTGACTTATCTATTATTGATGGATTATCTAATTCCTCATACGTCATAGAGTTCATTATCGCTAGCCACTTTCTCATTTTTTCCTCTCCTACTTTTAGCTGATCTTCAGGAATTTGACCAAGCATTCCGATCCCGGGTAATAGTTGAAACAACTTTGATAATGGACCCATTTTTCTTAATGCTATGAGCTGATTATATACATCACGCAATGTTAGCTTACCTTTACCAGAGATTACTTCTTCCATTTTCTTCTGCATTTTATCATAATTTTCTACTTCCTTAATTTTTTCTAGAATGGTTTCAATATCGCCCATTCCTAGGATTCTTGCCACAAATCTTCTAGGATTGAATACTTCAAGTTCGTCTATTTTTTCTCCAGTTCCTATGAATTTTATCGTTGCCCCAGTTGCGGCTACCGCTGATAAAGCTCCACCGCCTTTTGCTGTACCGTCCATTTTGGTTATAATTATAGTACCTATCTTCGATGCTTGATTAAATTTTGAAGCTAAATCATAAGCTTTTTGACCTATAGAAGCATCAATTACTAAAGTTACTTCATCAGGCTTTATTGCTTCATAAATGTTCTTCATCTCCTCTAGTAATGCTGCTTCTTCACCATAACCATGACGTCCTGCCGTGTCAACTATTATTATTTCCATCTTTTCTCTCAGGAATTTTTCTACTCCTCTTTTGGCTATTCCTACAGCATCTTTCTCTCCTGGCTCTCCATAAACTGGTACTCCAATTTGTTGGCCTAATTGTTGTAATTGTTCTAGTGCGGCAGGTCTATAAACATCTGCTCCTACGAGACCTACTTTAAATCCTTTTTTCTTATAAAAGTAAGCTAATTTTCCTGCAGTAGTAGTTTTTCCGGTGCCCTGAACTCCTACCAACATTATAACGTAAGGTATCTTATCTGGAATTACTTTCGGTTCTTTATCTCCACCAAAGAGGTTGGATAATTCATCGTAAACTATTTTTATGAACCATTCTCTTCTTTCAATATAGGTTGGCGGTTTTTCATTCTTTAATCTTTCCTTTATTTTATTTGTTAGTGAAAAAACTAATTTTACATTAACATCTGCAGAAATTAAGGATTTTTGTAATTCCTTTATGAAATCTTCTACAGCCTTATCATAAGAAGACGAGCCGGTTAAAAATTTCCTTACAGCATCTCTTAAATTATCTAACAATTCACTTTACCCTTACAATTTTTCTTCTCCCCATTATAGTCCAGTATTCTACTTCTGCACCAGGTCTTATTTTGCTTGCTAAGTCTTCCTCTTTTGGCTTTTCCATTTCAAAAGTCTCGTACGTATCCATATCCATTACTTGAATTTTATCGCCCATATCTGCTAATATTTGCCCTACATGCTTTTCAATTATCGGAATTTCAACTTGATCGTCGACTGGGGCCATTAGTGTCTTTTTAGCCCCGGTGAATATGCTTACTGCAACGACGTTAGCTTTTGCAGCACCATGCTTACCGGTTTTTGCTTTCGTTATTTCAACTACTCTACAAGGTTCTCCATCTATAACTATATAATTACCTTCTTTTAAGTCACCTACTTTGGCGTAATTTACACCCATGATTATCCATCCTCAAGATTTATTGGATAGTTTTTAACTCTTATGTTTATTGCTCCGAGCTTTGGCCCTTCATCATCGCTTCAGTAGGATACTCTCTTCACAGCAGTTTTATTATTTTCAAAGAAACTTAAATCTGTATGGGTTGGAAAGTTAAGTGCACATCTTGTGGTACTGAGAGAATTCTTAATATCAGTTTTGATATAGGAAGACAAAAGACTATTTATATTTATTGTAATGTATGTAAAAAGAATACTTTTAACGAAATTTTAGGATATATAGATGAAGAAGTAAAGTAAAGATTTTTAGGGCAAATGCAATAATCTATCTTTGAATGAAGAGCCCCAGATCTTTGATTTGATGAAATAACCTGTCTCGGCTGATTTAGCTAATAAAGTCATTTGTTTGTATCTTTTCTGGAATATACTGGAATGCAAGGAACTTTAGTCCTTTACTAGCCATTGCTTCGATTTCTAGCTTAGCCTTCTTTTGTAAGAACATATCTATTTCCTCCTGCCAAGCTTTAGTTTTAAACCACTCATAATTCTTTATTTCCAATGCTCTCTTTATATCGTAATCCTTTGCCTTTATGATAAAAGCATTCCTCTCCTTTTCAGTTAAATAAGCCTTTTTCTTGGGAGTACCAAATATATCACCCATGGACACACCTAAGAACCTTGCATTAGGAGTAGCAAGTCTTTCGCTCTCATAAGATAAGTTTATTGAACCTATTCTAAATACACTATAAATATACCATCCATAAGGGTCTGCATCAGTCAATATATAAACCGGTAATTTCAGTTCCTCATTCAGTCTCCTTACGAATCTTCTTGTAGCTCTATCTGGTTGACCAGCGCTTGTAACTAGTATTGCGTTATATTTCTTCCAGAATCCTTCTCTATGAAGTTGCTGGAATACTGCGTCTTTCTCTACAACTAGTACAAAGTCTGCCTTAACGTCTACGAAGTCTATTAAATCCGGAGTTGGTTCAATGGAGTAAGCACCGTGGCCCATTTTACTTAAATCTATGACATCGTTTCCGCTTCTTATTCTCATGTCACCAACTACTTTTCCCTTTTCTTTACTTAGTATTAACATATCCTCTCTTAATAATGAAGTAAATACTTCAATGTCGACTATTACGCTATCCGATTCCTTCTGTTCATCCCAAGTATTTTCCTCATACGTCTTACCGTTAGGCGCCTTTAATACGATCGAGTGCTTTCCTCTATAATATAAGTCACGTATAGTTGGGTATTCATTATTAACTAGAGCATCATAGATTATGCTTGCCATTAATGTAGTTTGCATAAATCTTCTTGCTTCATTTAGATCTAGAAAACTTCTCTTTAATTTTTCCTCTCCTAATAAAAGTAATTTCCTATTTTCATCATATACCGTATTATTTAAAGTTCTCTTAGGAATTTCTAAAACTAATGGTTCTCCTTTGTTAATTTGATCTAGCAAAGTTAGGAATTTTTTCTTTAATATTTCCGCTGCTCTTTTCCTAGCCTCTATATCAACCTTTGATATGAATTCGCTCATAATGCCTCCACCCTATACATTTTATATTCCTCTTCATCTTTTACATCTAACTTCTTTTTCACTATTTCAAAAAGCTTTGATTGTATTTCATCCTGAACTTTGGGAATTAGCTCCTTTTTATCATCGGTGGCGAATACAGCTAAGCTTCTAGCTATTTCTGGAATATACTTAAGGTAAGTAAGCATTTTCTTCCTTGCTTCTTCTTCCTTCTTTTTCTCTGAAATGTACAATCTTAACTTTCTGGAAACCTCCATTATACCGTTCTTTATTTCCTTCTCTATTTCTTCAACATCTGCAATGCTTTCCTTTCCTGCACTCTTATATGGAACTTTAGTACTGCAAAGGTGAACCATAACTACTAGCGGCTTTTGTTCTTCTTCTATTCCATACCTCTTCCAGTCTATTTCTTCCACAACTTTCCAGATTACATCAGATTTCTCATCGTAAATTAAGGGAATTTTGTTAGCATATCTTAATACTAGTGGTTCTTCCATTGGCTGTATAGCTCCGCCGTAAGCAATCCCTACTTCCACTATGAAAGGATGACCTTGATACGCCTTGGGCTTTCTTGTTAATGCTGCAACGAATTCCGGGTTAAACATGTTCTTGAGGCTTAATTCTATAAGATCCGCTCCAATTACGGATAATGCGTCAGGAGACGGAGGTCTAAAATCTTCAAATTTTTTCATAGCTTCTGTAAGTCTTGCAAGCTCGTCATCTTTCAAAGATTTTATCTTCTTATCAGGATTAATCTTAGCCATTTCTAGTATTTTTAACGCTGTAACATCTCCTACGCTTTGGAATTCCTTAGTTAAGAAATCTTTAACTTCATAATCGTTCTTTTGTTTTGCAATCATATTCTTTAATAATTCTATATCAACACCGTAAGGATGGGGTTTCACTTCCTTTGGTGGTTCAGGAATTTTCGTAGTAAGCCTCTTATAATATACAACGTTACCTTCTGGGTCTTTAAAGAAGAATTCAGCATAAGGTGCTACAATATAAGTTCTTTTAATATATTCGTATATTCTAGCCTTAGACCTCTGCCAATCTCCCAGTAAATACAACGTAACAGACGTTCCGTGAAATCCTTTATCGTTAAGAATTGACGATCTTTCATAGATTATTGGTTCGTTTTTCGTCACGTCAATCTTCAATTTGAAAAAGTAAATTCTCTTTGAATTTATAGGTGAGGTCATTATTTCCACTGGCCTATCTTGATACATCTGACTATAAAGAACCGCAGCCTTTACTCCAAGTCCGTACATACCTCTAGTTTGTCTAATTACATATTTTGAACTGTAAAGGACTCTACCAAAGGCATCTGGCACAACATGAGGTGGAATTCCTATTCCATTATCTTCGACAGTTAATTTGTAAATTTGCTTATCCTGATCAATTAAGTCTATTATAATCTTGATAGAAGGTAAAATCTCATGAACGTCAGTTGCGTCAAGAGAATTTTCCACCATTTCTCTTAAAGCTTGATAAAGCGCCCTCGCAGGATTTGAGAATCCTGCCAGTTCGGGATTCCTCTTAAAGAACTCAGCAGGCGAAATACTGGCAAACTTCTCTGACAAATTATTCACCGCAGATATATTACTAAGACATTTAGCTTAATAAGGCTGAAGCCAAAATTGGTAGAATTATTGTAGCATCTCCGTAAATAACGACGTTTTTAGAATGCTCTCTAATTTTATTCCATGAAATAGCTTCTCTAGGTTTCGCACCACTTAAACTGCCGTCGTATTCTTGGGCTGTAGTTAAATAGATAGCATAATCTAAACCATCCTTAAACTGATTCCACCATATAGTATGATGCTTACTTATTCCTCCTCCTATTATTAATGCCCCAGATCTCTTGCATGAGAATACTAGATCCTTAACTAGCCTCATATCCTCAAAAAGGTTTAAACGTAAGCCAGTAAATTGTGACCTAACAAATAGATTAGTACCAAAGCTACCGTCTACTATCCCAGGAACAATAATTGGTACTTTTTTCTCATAAGCAGCTTTGAGTATTGAATGAGGGTCATTTATCCTTTTACCAAATTCCCATAATAACTCGTATCCAGCCCACTCTTTCTTCTCTTTAACTATTTCATCTACAACATTCTTAACTACCCTCTCAACTACTAAACCATAAGACTCCATAGGGACTAATATATTACCTAACCTGTGAATGCGCAACTCCCTTAGCATTTTATCGTCGTAATCAAAAGACCCTTTATAGTACTTGCCGCCACAACTTCTAGCAATATCGTGATCTATAGTACCTCCAGTAGTTATTACAACGTTAAAGTAACCGTTTCTTATAAGGTCTGCAAATAACCCTCTTAAACCTGTAGAAACTAGGTTTGCAGTAAAAGATATGAATCTAAGGTCTGCATCTTTCTGCATATCCTTTAAAATCTCAGCTCCTCTGTAAAGAGCTTCGGCAGAAAATCCATAAATCTTATTGAAAAGTTCAATATATTTGTCTAGGCCTTTTATATCTTCTAAAGTTATATCTCCAACTACTTCCGTGAGTAAATCTTCTCTTTTCATCCTTTGGTCACGCCTATTGGTCTTAATCTTACAACTAGTTTTGCTATTTTAACTGCATCTGCTACTTTTGCTACTCTATCTACGTCTTTGTAAGCCCCTGGTGCTTCTTCTGCAATGACTCTCCTGGTTGTTGCTCTTACAATTATTCCTCTTTCTTCTAAGTTTTCGACAACTGTATTAGCAGGGTAACTTCTTACAGCGGCTTCTCTAGACATCCATCTACCTGCACCGTGAGGTGCAGTATACCACGTTCTCCTTCCTTCTGGAATTCCTGCCATAACGTAACTTGCTGTACCCATGCTACCTGGTATAAGAACCACTTGTCCAATATTTCTATGATCTGCTGGAATCTCAGGGCTACCAGGTGGGAAGGCTCTGGTTGCACCTTTCCTGTGAACTAGCAGCTTTTTCCTTTTTCCTTCTACATCGTACTCTTCAATCTTAGCTATGTTATGAGCTACATCGTAAATAATATGGAGGTCTAATTTTTCAGGATCGACCTTAAATACGTTTCCGAAGCTTTCTCTAACCCAATGTGTTATTAACTGCCTATTAGTCCACGCGAAATTTGCTCCAGAAACCATTGCGTGAAAATAATCTTGACCTTCTCTGCTTTCAAACGGTATTGCTGCTAATTCTCTATCTGGAACTGTGATATTATATTTTTTCATAGCTCTTTCCATTATCTGTAAATAATCGCTCGCAATCTGATGACCCAACCCTCTAGATCCAGTATGAACCATGACCATTACTTGTCCTTCATGCGTTATCCCTAGTGCTTTAGCTATCCTCTCATCATAAATCTTATCAACTACTTGAACTTCTAAGAAGTGATTGCCAGCACCTAAAGTGCCTAACTGTGAGGCTCCTCTTTTCTTAGCTATATCACTTACTTTAGATGGATCCGCAAGATCCCAACTACCGTGTTGTTCTATATGTTCCATATCTTCTGCCCATCCGTATCCCTTATTTATAGCCCACTTTACTCCTTCTGCTAGAACCTCATCTAATTGTTGAGTTGATAATTTTACTTTTCCTTCACTACCAACTCCACTAGGGACATTTCTATGAAGCTCCTCTACTAGATCTTTTAATTTAGGTTTTACGTCTTCATAATCTAAATTTGTTCTAAGTAATCTTACTCCACAATTAATATCATAACCTATTCCTCCTGGGCTAACTACTCCTCCTTCATCAATTGCAGTAGCTGCAATTCCACCTATAGGAAATCCATACCCTTGATGCCCATCTGGAAGTACATAAACTCCTTCTTGAACACCGGGTAAGCAAGCTACGTTTGTTGCCTGCTTTAAGGTTAAATCCTGTTTCATTTTATCTATTAAAACGTCGTCAGCAAATATAGTAACAGGAACTCTCATACAACCGCTTTTTTCTATTCGCCACTCGTAAGTATTGACTCTTTTTACGTCAACCATGATTGTCCAGAAATTCTTAAACGTTTTTTAACTAATAAAACTGTTTACATAAAGATGAAGATTGTGGCGGACACTGAAAGGTGAGGAAAAGACCTAATCAGATCTTCTTTTTAGCATTTTCTTCTCTTTTCTTTGCAAGATCTTCATATTTCTTGTACACATCCTTTACGGTAGATGAAATACAGTCTTTGTCTGCATTTAATATAACTTCCTTAAGGAACTTATAGGCGCAAGCCTTACTATGGAAATACAATTTCCTATCTGCAACCGTAAGAATAATTCCTTGTCCACTATAGAATGTCTTTCCACACGTCAGACAAACGTATTTTTCTTCCATAACTTTGATGGCTGAATTTAAATTTTTAAAAATAACTGTAAAAGTTGCTTTCATACGTGGATACAAAATAAACGGTGAAAAGTAAAATGCGAAAATTGGACGATCGTTTGCTAGAGCTAATGAAGGAAAGAAATTGGAAAAATATGACAGAAATACAACAAAAGTCCTTAGAGCCCATATTATCTGGGAAAAACACCCTAATAATTGCGCCAACTGGATACGGCAAAACTGAAGCTGCACTTATCCCAATCTTAGATATGATGTTAAGAACAAACGTTAAACCCGTATCTTTAATTTACATAACTCCTCTTAAGGCTTTAATAAATGATCTAACTCTAAGAATAGAATGGTGGGCTTCTAGACTAGGATTCTATGTTAATAGAAAGCACGGAGAAGTACCGCAAAAAGAAAAGAATTTAAGATTAAAAATTACCCCTCACATTTTAGTTACAACTCCAGAAGGCTTAGAAATAGACTTAGATTGGGCTACTAGATTTAGAGAAAAGTACAAGAATGTGAAATGGGTAATAGTTGATGAAATTCATGAGCTCATTGGGTCAAAAAGAGGGGTTCAATTATCCGTATTGCTAGAAAGATTAAAAGATTATATAGGTTACGATTTCCAAAGAATTGGTTTATCGGCAACAATAAATGATGAAGACTTAGTAGCCTCTTTCCTTTTTGGTTCGTCTAGTAGGCAATCAGAAATAGTGAAGGTTAATGACAAGAAAGAGTTTGAGCTTTCTATAGTAAAACTAAACTCTGCAGGAGATATTTGGAAAAACGTTGCAAAGCATATAATTTCTTCTGTAGAAAAACCTTCCCTAATCTTTACAAATTCTAGATTTTTAACAGAAAGATTGCATGAGGAACTAGAAGAATACGATAAAGATTTTTACGTTCATCACTCTTCAATATCCAGAGAAAGTAAATCAAACGTTGAAGAATATTTAAGAACGGGCAAAGCTAAAGGAGTTATTTGTACGAAAACTCTTGAGCTAGGAATTGATATAGGAGATATTAAGAAAATAATTATGTTTAGACCTCCTCCTTCAGTAGCTTCATTCCTACAAAGACTAGGAAGGAGTGGGCATAAAATTTATGGCAAGCCTAGAGGAGAAATAATTTGTATTTATGATCACGATTTACTTGAAGCTTACGCTATTAGTGAACTAGCTAAGCTTGGAAAAGTTGAAAGACAAAATATTTGCAAACCGCTTGACGTTGCAGCAAGGGAAATTCTAGGAATGATTTTACAATATGATGAAGTAGAGAAAGAAAAAGCATACAAAATTCTTACGTCTTCATACGTTTTTAGGAATTTATCAGAAAAAACTTTCAATGAATTAATAGAATACTTAGCTAAAAACAATTTAATTACAATAAAAGGGGATAAACTAAGCATTGGAAAATTCTTCTTTAAACTATGGAACTTTAATAGGAATAATGGTTACTCTTGGTCTAGGGGATTTTCGGAATTCTTCTCAATGATTAATAGTACGGATACTTTCACTTTAAAATGGGAGGATAAAAACATTGGTGAAATCGACGCCATATATGTATACAAGCACATTAGAAGTGGAGATATTATAAGAATAGGAGGAAAGCTATGGAAGATCGTAAGAATAAACACTTCCAGGATGGTTGTTGATGTATTGCCTGCAGATAAGGGAGACGGAGAAATTCCAGTATGGAGAGGAGATGGAATTTCTAAATCATATCTTTTACCCAAGGAGATATACGTATTATTTAAGGAGAAAAGGAAGGAAATTTCTGACATTATAGGCAAATATGTTTCGCGTAATCTACCACTGCCATCCCCGAATGTCATAATAGAGGAAAAAAGAGATAAGGAAATTGTCTATTCTACACTAATTAATGAGAAAATTGCAAGCACTTTGGCACATATTTTACTATACCTAGCTACTAGTAAAGACTCCCTGAACAATTATGCTAGATACTCTATTTATGGCTTCTCAATCAATTATACGGAAAAAGACCTTCTAGAGGAATTGTTAAAATATAATGAGAAAGAGCTTAAGAGAATTATAATAAGATCAATATTAAGATCGCCATTATTTATTTCTACATTAAAAGAGATACAGATAAGCTATGGAAAACTTGGAAAAATAGATGCAAAAGAGGATAAGTTGATAATTAAAGACGCATTAAGACAAACTATATCTAAGTATTTCTCAATTAAAAACACTATAAAGTTTATTAATAAAATAAAAAGAGGAAAGATAAAAATAATAAAATATGATGGAAGTACTCCATTGGGAGATGCGGTACTTTTACAGGCTCCAATAAAACCTTGGATTACGGGAATCTCAACAATAATATATGATACGCTAAAAGGAGGCGCTTATACGCTAGCTGAACTTTCAGAAAGCCTTGGAATCTCACAAAAAAGCTTGGAGGCAAAGTTAAAACAAATGAGAAAGCCAGAATCCAAATATAGAATTGTAAGTTTTATTGATGTAGACAGTAGAGAAACTAGATGGTGTCTAATGGAAGATTTAGAAAATATAGTAAAATCATGCGACTTCTATACTTCATTTAATCCTATAAATGGTGACGAAACATTCATAGCCTCACTTAGAGCAATAAATAGTAATACAACTACAGATTTAATATTCAAACCTAAGGAGATCATTGATAACCCAGAAGAGATAATTAGGCGTATACCATTTGAGGAAATAGGCGAAATGAGGATTAACGACCCTGTAGATCCATTAGTTTATAATATATCTCCAAGATTCTATTACGTGAATAAGAGAGTAGCCCCGTATCTATTATTAAATGCAGTAGCTTATATACAAAATATGAAGTATTCATAAATAGTGATGAAATGCCCTAAAAGTTGAATGGTGATATGGGCCCGTGTTACTGAATTTAATATATTTTTATGATCTAAATCAATACGACAATAGATTTATTTTTGAGAACTGTTTCTCATGTGTGAAGTAAGATGATGAATAAACCATTAGAGGTAGTGGTTAGTAGATCAAAATCCGTCGAAGATCATGTTTTAGAAATAATAGAAATACTTAATCACAATAGTAACGAAGTTGACTTAAAAGGATATGGATTTGAAATAAATAAGGCAGTAGATATTTACAACGCATTAAAAGATAGATTAAAAGAAGGGATAACTTTAGAAGAGGTCTCGATAGGTAGCGAAACTAAGGATAGAAAAAGAATATCATATTTGTTGCTCAGAATTAAGAGAAGTTACTAAGGATTTTATTTGCCCTAATATTTCAGTTAATACATTATCTGCATCGAGCTTACCTCCAGCTATCATATCCATTTTCTCTAACAATTCTGCCGTAGTGTTCTCTGACACTAGAGATGAGAACTTAGAATTTAAATAATGGTAAACGTTAATTCCTTTCTTTGTTGCTATTAATGCATATTTCTTTTTACTTTCTACAATATATCCATGCCTCATTAATGTTTGAATAATTTTTGCATATGTACTAGGTCTGCCTATGTTCTTATCTTTCATTTCTTTAATTACCTCAGCGTAAGTGTAGAGCCTAACTTTAGATCCTTTAGTTATTATTGGATTAACTTGAATCTCTCCTTCTGGTATTTCATAAATTCTTGGCTTCAAAATATCTGAAAATCCTCCTTTTATACTAGTTAAAACTGTAATTTCACTTACGTTATCTAGAACTTTTATTTGATATTTAGTATATTTACCTATGGCCTCTTTCATCTGACTAGCTAAAAACCTCTTAAATATCATGTCGTAGATCGCAAAGTGAGCCCAAGTAAATTTAATGAAGTAAGCTTGCGGATTATCTTCTATTTCCTTTTTTAACTCTTCTGCATCAATCGGTCTAGTAGGTCTTATTGCCTCATGAGTTCCTTCATTACCCCAGCTTCTAGGCATGAAACTTTTTATTAAGCCTTTTTTATCTAAATATTCTTTAGCTATTTCTATTCCTTTATTTGAAACATGTATACTGTCAGTCCTATGATAAGTTATAAGCCCAGATTCAAATAGCTCTTGAGCTATTTTCATAACTCTCTCTGCAGGAAGCTTATACAAATTATAAGCATCAATAAGCAATGAATCCGTAGTATAAGGAGGTAACGGAAGTATTATGTCATCTTTATCTTCAATT comes from the Acidianus infernus genome and includes:
- a CDS encoding deoxyhypusine synthase → MKREDLLTEVVGDITLEDIKGLDKYIELFNKIYGFSAEALYRGAEILKDMQKDADLRFISFTANLVSTGLRGLFADLIRNGYFNVVITTGGTIDHDIARSCGGKYYKGSFDYDDKMLRELRIHRLGNILVPMESYGLVVERVVKNVVDEIVKEKKEWAGYELLWEFGKRINDPHSILKAAYEKKVPIIVPGIVDGSFGTNLFVRSQFTGLRLNLFEDMRLVKDLVFSCKRSGALIIGGGISKHHTIWWNQFKDGLDYAIYLTTAQEYDGSLSGAKPREAISWNKIREHSKNVVIYGDATIILPILASALLS
- a CDS encoding NAD(P)-dependent oxidoreductase, encoding MIGLIGLGVMGWRIGANLANDKKLDIVWDRNEEKRKEFAKKYNVKEAKTPQELVQSSDIIISMLADDNAVNSVISPLAQLMKGKILIDMSTISPSLSITLANKIKENGGVMYDAPVIGTSVFVEQKKITVLVGGPKEYFDKVKDLLSSTSNNIVYMGDNGFGLYAKLVNNLLLGAYAVALAEAYNFGIKSGLDKDKVAKILMELSSAKSPTSEIKTPKMVSGDYSTQFATKHMRKDLEIIQREAQNLKVITPMSSLALQFYRMAEALGYSESDYVSVLEIFKKLSPS
- a CDS encoding DNA topoisomerase IV subunit A, translated to MMSEFISKVDIEARKRAAEILKKKFLTLLDQINKGEPLVLEIPKRTLNNTVYDENRKLLLLGEEKLKRSFLDLNEARRFMQTTLMASIIYDALVNNEYPTIRDLYYRGKHSIVLKAPNGKTYEENTWDEQKESDSVIVDIEVFTSLLREDMLILSKEKGKVVGDMRIRSGNDVIDLSKMGHGAYSIEPTPDLIDFVDVKADFVLVVEKDAVFQQLHREGFWKKYNAILVTSAGQPDRATRRFVRRLNEELKLPVYILTDADPYGWYIYSVFRIGSINLSYESERLATPNARFLGVSMGDIFGTPKKKAYLTEKERNAFIIKAKDYDIKRALEIKNYEWFKTKAWQEEIDMFLQKKAKLEIEAMASKGLKFLAFQYIPEKIQTNDFIS
- a CDS encoding signal recognition particle protein Srp54; the protein is MLDNLRDAVRKFLTGSSSYDKAVEDFIKELQKSLISADVNVKLVFSLTNKIKERLKNEKPPTYIERREWFIKIVYDELSNLFGGDKEPKVIPDKIPYVIMLVGVQGTGKTTTAGKLAYFYKKKGFKVGLVGADVYRPAALEQLQQLGQQIGVPVYGEPGEKDAVGIAKRGVEKFLREKMEIIIVDTAGRHGYGEEAALLEEMKNIYEAIKPDEVTLVIDASIGQKAYDLASKFNQASKIGTIIITKMDGTAKGGGALSAVAATGATIKFIGTGEKIDELEVFNPRRFVARILGMGDIETILEKIKEVENYDKMQKKMEEVISGKGKLTLRDVYNQLIALRKMGPLSKLFQLLPGIGMLGQIPEDQLKVGEEKMRKWLAIMNSMTYEELDNPSIIDKSRMRRIALGSGTEIEDVKELIEHYNLMQRTIKMLKRRKKDVEKLLGQFGGEST
- a CDS encoding pseudouridylate synthase gives rise to the protein MSKNSLDNLEEKALELLKKYPLCDSCLGRCFAKLGYRFTNKERGKAIKTYLVLELDRKIKDHELEDLNEIKEILFNMGKEYSGIFEIYFSNEKFQERTCYICNSEIDEIKEDFFKKALDFLKKQGKVKYVLGVKLSEQLSRLENEFIFSNGLIYYESIRNEIKREVGKMLAKEGYEPCIENPDVDIIYDLGTRSIYTISKKYKTLYLYSRLSRRVPISSWYGKDSLEEEFNGKEILVPFTEPSEVRILDEYPLIISDEDREEIEVKGYFMRKIGKIAGREISAIMTAKPEKRMYSVLIYSKEEIGERVLGNIKLLTVEARDFKELKEKLKDIKGEIISIDLLESEGKHKILENKLTL
- a CDS encoding DNA topoisomerase VI subunit B, with the translated sequence MSEKFASISPAEFFKRNPELAGFSNPARALYQALREMVENSLDATDVHEILPSIKIIIDLIDQDKQIYKLTVEDNGIGIPPHVVPDAFGRVLYSSKYVIRQTRGMYGLGVKAAVLYSQMYQDRPVEIMTSPINSKRIYFFKLKIDVTKNEPIIYERSSILNDKGFHGTSVTLYLLGDWQRSKARIYEYIKRTYIVAPYAEFFFKDPEGNVVYYKRLTTKIPEPPKEVKPHPYGVDIELLKNMIAKQKNDYEVKDFLTKEFQSVGDVTALKILEMAKINPDKKIKSLKDDELARLTEAMKKFEDFRPPSPDALSVIGADLIELSLKNMFNPEFVAALTRKPKAYQGHPFIVEVGIAYGGAIQPMEEPLVLRYANKIPLIYDEKSDVIWKVVEEIDWKRYGIEEEQKPLVVMVHLCSTKVPYKSAGKESIADVEEIEKEIKNGIMEVSRKLRLYISEKKKEEEARKKMLTYLKYIPEIARSLAVFATDDKKELIPKVQDEIQSKLFEIVKKKLDVKDEEEYKMYRVEAL
- a CDS encoding translation initiation factor IF-5A, translated to MGVNYAKVGDLKEGNYIVIDGEPCRVVEITKAKTGKHGAAKANVVAVSIFTGAKKTLMAPVDDQVEIPIIEKHVGQILADMGDKIQVMDMDTYETFEMEKPKEEDLASKIRPGAEVEYWTIMGRRKIVRVK